The genomic interval ggccgttgttgggcaacacggactttcaactccctctgtatattttctatggggttgagacctggagactggccaggccactcaaggaccttgaaatgcttcttacgaagccactcctttgttgccctggctgtgtgtttggaatcattgtcatgctgaaagatccggccacgtctcatcttcaatgccctttctgatggaagaagattttcactcaaaatctctcaatacatggtcccattcattctttcctttacacagatcagtcgtcctggtccctttgcagaaaaacagccccaaaggatgatgtttccaaccccatgcttcaaagtgggtatggtgcgattcagtattctttttcctccaaacaagagaacctgtgtttctaccaaaaagttctattttggattcatctgatcataacacattctcccagtcctcttctggatcatccaaatgctctctagcgaaccgcagacgggcctggacgtgtactttcttcagcagggggacacgtctggcagtgcaggtccctggcagcgcattgtgttactgatattagcctttgttactgtggtcccagctctctgtaggtcattgactaggtccccccgtgtggttctgggatttttgctccccgttcttgttatcattttgacgccactgggtgaggaggaagttgaaagtccgtgttgcacaatgacagccccaaaacatcactgctctagaggagatctgcatggagcaatgggccaaaataccagcaacagtgtgtgaaaagcttgtgaagagttacagaaaacgtttggcctccgttattgacaacaaagggtacataacaaagtattgagatgaacttttggtatagaccaaatacttattttccaccgtgatttgcaaataaattctttaaaaatctaacaatgtgattttctgttttttttttacccacattctgtctctgatggttgaggtttacccatgttgacaattacaggcctttgtaatattttcaagtggaagaacttgcacaattagtggttgactaaatacttatttgccccactgtacatgaaaaGACACGTACttatagtacaagtacacgcaagtacacgtttgtagtacaagtacacccaagtacacatacttgtgGTTTAAGTACACGCAAAAATACATACGTACTTGtagtatacagtgtatcacaaaagtagtacaccccttgcatttctgcaaatatttaagtatattttttaatgggacaacactgacaaaatgacactttgacacaatgaaaagtagtctgtctgcagcttatataatagaggtaatttattttcccctcaaaatatagccattaatatctaaacccctggcaacaaaagtgagtacaccccttagaaactatatccctaaatgtccaaattgagtactgcttgtcattatccctccaaaatgtcatgtgactcattagtgttactaggtccaggtgtgaatagggagcaggtgtgttcaaatttgtagtgcagctctcacactctttcATACTGCtcgctgaaagttccaacatggcaccacatggcaaagaactctctgaggatcttaaaagacgtattgttgcactacatgaagatggccaaggctacaagattgccaacaccctgaaactgagctgcagcacagtggctaagatcatccagcattttgaatttgaatttattgtcattgtcatcatcaccaTCAACATTAAACTCAATGTCACAAGAAAGAAAggagagagaaaaaagagaAAGAGGGAAATCATCGCGTATGTTTGTTTATCCAAAGAAGATGAGAATAGACATGACAAAGGAGacggaaaaaaagcagaagcttATCGGGACATTTAAAAGAGCAGCGTCCattcagaacaggcctcgggttggtcggccaaagaagctgagcgcacgtgttgagcgtcacatccaaatgctttcttcgaAAGATcatcgcaggagtgctgtcagcattgctgcagagaatgAAGAGGTGgggagtcagcctgttagtgctcagaccataggctgcactctacatcaaactggtgtgcatggctgtcaccccaggaggaagcctcttctgatgacggtacacaagaaagcccgcaaacagtttgctgaagacatgtcaccaaagcacatggattactgaaaccatgtcctgtggtctgatgagacgaagattagaaatttgtttggttccgatggtctcaagcgtctgtggcggcgaccaggtgaggagtacaaagataagtatgtcatgcctacagtcaaacatggaggtgggaatgtcatggtctgaggctgcatgagtgctgctggtgttggagagttatattccattgagggaaacatgaactccaacatgtactgtgaaatactgcagcagaacatgatcccctcccccagaaactgggtcgcagggcagtgttccagcatgtcaatgaccccaaacacaccaactggtactgtgaaatactgcagcagagcatgatcccctccctccagaaactgggtcgcagggcagtgttccagcatgacaatgaccccaaacacacctccaagatgaccactgctttactaaagaggctgagggtaaaggtgatggactggccaagcatgtctccagacttgaaaccaatagaacatctttaggctgagggtaaaggtgatggactggccaagcatgtctccagacttgaacccaatagaacatctttgggggattcTCAAGCGGAAGGTAGAGGTGcggaaagtctcaaatatccggcagctccgcaacatcgtcatggaggagtggtagagcattccagtggcaacctgtgaagctctggtcaactccatgcccaggagagtaaaggcagttctggataattgtggtggccacacaaaatattgacagttcacatgttgtatgttaatattgacaactttcactaaggggtgtactcacttttgttgccaggggtttagatattaatggctatattttgagttattttgagggtattatataagctgcacacagactcgtcttcattgtgtcaaagtgtcatttgtcaGTCTTGTGCCATGAAaaggtatacttaaatatcgAGAGAAatccaaggggtgtactcacctttgtgatacactgtaagtcaGTGGACGTAGCTAAACATACTTTTAGTGCAAGTATATGACGTATTGCATATTCTTGTCTTATTTCTACAATCTTAGTCTATGAAGCCTCCAGAGCTCTGCCAACATGGATGAAGACAAAGAATTTATCTTGTAATTGGCTGATTGGTGGAGGACAGAACATCCGTTGTAAACACAGAATCGAAACAATATCACTTTTTCGGGCTGACAATCAACTTTgagacagaggtgggtagattagccaaaaattttagtcAAGTAAGAGAAGTTTTACTGCTaagtaatattactcaagtaaaaaaaaatgttttttttttcttagcacaaCATCTATATgagctgttattattatactgtggtgaccctttgtttgacataattcacccaccgtacttgtgtgtctgtttggccgagcgcgttaccggctgcgtcacagtcacgtgacagagacactataAAGAGCcgcgcgttccggctcattagagagttcacagagtgcAGCAGAGTTCCagcgctggacacagcaattgagCTACCAAGACTCTTTAACATTGCATGCCGCTTCACTGGTGACCCCGACGAGCCTCGCTGAACTCTCAGAGGCATTTTTGACCACTTTAAGCAATGGCGGATGCGAGCTTTCTCGAGCTAGCGATTTTTAACGAGTCTGCTGCGGCCGCGTGGTTTGCATTTGCGGAGGAGCAGTTCGTCCTCCGTGGTGTTTCCGACGACACCATGCGCTTCTACCACGTGGTGGCCGCGCTCGGGTACTCAACGGCGGTCAGAGCACAGCGCTTCGTGGTCTATCCGCCGAGGGTGGGCAAGTACACGCGGCTCAAGGCGCACCTCCTCTGACTTTTTGAACCGTCCTGCAAATCAACTTCAGAGGCGCCCATGGTGCCCGCCTCAAGAGCCCTGCTGCCCGAGGTACCCGCCAAAGATGGCGGCACTTCCGCCCCGGTTTCTCGCAGCCGTACTTCTGTCCCGGTACCCGCGCCACCGTCGCGTTCTTCCGCGCTGGCACTtcccgacgccgacgttgctgtcTCGCCTCCCGCCCCGCTCTCGCTCGCCTCGGCTCCGTCGCCGCTCTCCATCGACGCCGCTGCGCCCGTCCCTGGCTTTCCTGGCTGCGGCGCCATTGCGCCggcctgcggcctactcgacgacggtgcaccggcctgcggcctactcgacgacgccccgtccgcctcgggcctactcgacgacgccccgtccgcctcgggcctactcgacggcgtcccatccggccctggtctactcgacggcgtcccgtccAGCCCTGGTCTAATCGACGGCGTCCTGTCCGGCCCTGGTCTACTCGACGACACTGCGCCTACTCTTGGCCTGCCTCACGACGTCATTCCAGTGCCTGCGTCTCTGGCCGCTGCTGACGTCGCTCCAGCACCTGCGCCTTTGGAAGTCTCCGAGGTCGCCCCACTACCGGCGCCGCTGGACACCGCCACCACTGACCTCACTCCAGCGCCTCCGGGAGTCTGCGAAGTCAGTCCTCTACCTACGCTGCTGGCCATCACCTCTAGCCTTGCTGCTGTGCCGGCACCTCCGGTAGTCTCCGAGGTCGCACCTCGGCCAGCGCCAGCTAACGCCGCCCCCGACGTCTCTCCTCGTCCACTGCCTTTGGACAACGATGGCGTCGCTCTGGTTTCGGCGTTTCCCCCGCTCCTGCTACGACCGGTCAACTTGGTTCGTCTCGCCTGTCGCCCTTGTCCACGGCCGGGCGACTCCGACCACCACGTCGGTCGCCCTCGTCTCCGGCCTCTACCGGTCGATTCCGACCGCCGCACCCGTCGCCCTCGTCGCCCTCGTCTGCAGCCTCGACTGGGTGGTGCTGCTCGTCGCACGTCTCGACCTCTTCCTCGACCGCTGCTGAGCAACGCGTGCCGCCTCTCTTGGCGTCCGCTTCTCCGGCCTCGCCTGGGCGGTGCTGCACGGCGCGCTCCTCGTCATAGGCGTCCTCCAGACCGTTCTGCTCGAACGTCCCgcatctggcgtcctggacggccgcctgactgtccattcggtcgtcttccacggACGCCCCGGCCTGAACGTCGCTTTCGGTCGCCcgctgcctggcatcctgggcgtcctccaGACTGTTCTGCTTGGGCATCCCGcatctggcatcctggacggccGTCTGACTGTccgttcggtcgtcttccacggACGCCCCGGCCGTGCAACCCTTCCGTTCCGTACTGTTGATTCGGGttgcgcctggcgtcctgtgtgggtgaattctggggtgacctgtgtggtgaccctttgtttgacataattcacccaccgtacttgtgtgtctgtttggccgagcgcgttaccggctgcgtcacagtcacgtgacagagacactataAAGAGCCGCGCGCATTCCGGCTcattagagagttcacagagtgcAGCAGAGTTACagcgctggacacagcaattgagCTACCAAGACTCTTTAACATTGCATGCCGCTTCAATACTATACTATAACATGACcatattgaacccttgatcttagaactgtcaGACTGTGGCTCTGGCCCTCTCGTGTAGAGTTTGCATgtactccccgtgcctgcgtgggttttctccggggccTGCAGTTTCGTCCCAAAAACATgtgtggtaggctgattgaacactccaaattgtccgtaggtatatgAGTGTGTgcttgaatggttgtatgtctcattgtgccctgcaattggctggcaatcaattcagggtgtatcccccccccccgcgaccctcgtgaggaacagcagcatgaaaaatgaatgaatgaatgaccatattaggctaaaaagatgacacaaaaatgatcaaattcagaccagaacaacgcTATAAACAATCATCCGTCCAAATAGCATGAGAagaaacattgttacctctgattattataatggagtcatgtggttattgttgcggcatctcattggtgaaactgatgcTGCATTTGTGGGAAGTCGGAGTTTTCTGACCTCAGACCAGGAAAAATATCCTTCGAacaccactcgaactgggaggtcctAGTCCTGATGTCACTCGACAAAATGGCGCTGCCTGACGAAAAGCAGACTCAATGGTAAAACATGAATTTCATGATTAAAccctaatgaatgaatgaatatttacatattattagaTTAATTTAGTTATTCAACACAACTTCACATAACATATTATGATTTTACTGACTTTTGAGAGGATATGCTGCAATCTCTGCATGAAGTTATCCGATGATTTGTACAAATGATATTCCTTTATtgatagaaataaagcaaattatacaaatatattgttaaattGTGTTATTCAACACAACTTCATGTAACACAATATGATTTTTACTCACTTTTTTTAAGAATATGCTCGTCTCAatcgccaaaataaaaaacaacttgtcgtgCCGTGAGTCACCACTTGattgtggtggaggggtttgtgtGTCCTAGTGATCCTAGgaactatgttgtctggggctttatgcCCCTGGCAATGTCACCCATGGCaatcaggtcctaggtgaggggccagacaaagcatGACTCAAAAGACCCCTATgatgaaaaaatgaaaggacTTATAGTGCTtacgacagaattttttttaaaaaatcttaaatagcattattatgtcagTAGGAATAATATTtgggacgattcgactatatacaacaatttcgcAAAGCGCAGAAGACGAGAAattaagtcttttaatccgctgtttagccacgcctaccattatggggctgtagcgtccccaacaggaggatgatgtctgcagggtcatggtttcatctgatttacaattcagcccatcgagggggaattattcagaacgcggaaaatgcaacgaagactgccgcaaaatgtaattggttcagtctctctactccaatatttttacagggtattctttttatctaagtacagtacttttccccaatagctaaataaatagtatgttcatgacaaataagagtcttgtgctaaatggaatatgaaataatagaaatgtatttattcagtacaacatggcgaaattactccataatggtcaaaactgtcgacttcacctttactgtcgcccctctcgaacgatattttatgccaccatagTTAGtggggcttttgtcatttccctgccatgGCTTCGGCGaatataaacaaaccaagaggcttgACAGCTAGCcgccatgctaacccgaaccgagtgatattTCAAATTCTTCGgagcaaaaaaaatcacacaaaaatagcccagatcctttcacacggcggcagggttagggttagggttagggttagggcggCGAgtaagttagagctcgtcgttccccttctGCGGGCAAAAGGCTCATTTGTGGGGAAGGagctaagcttgagaacgataaaccgatatgaccggatatccggttttacgggtgagagatacagatgtatcgaagttaccattcgacagtaattagccattagccgtccatgatcaaacgaaaGTATACACTGACCGGCCACtttttaggtacacctgtccaactgctcgttaacacttaattcctaatcagccaatcacatggcggcaactcagtgcatttaggcatgtagacatggtttaagacaatctcctgcagttcaaaaacgagcatcagtatggggaagaaaggtgatttgagtggctttgaacgtggcatggttgttggtgccagaagggctatttcagaaactgctgatctactgggattttcacacataaccatctctagggtttacagagaatgatccgaaaaagaaaaaatatccagtgagtggcagttctgtgggcggaaatgccttgttgatgccagaggtcagaggaaaatggccagactggttcgagctgatagaaaggcaacagtgactcaaataaccacccgttacaaccaaggtaggcagaagagcatctctaaaCGCACAGTACaacaaactttgaggcagatgggctacagcagcagaagaccatgacgtgacgtgacgtgacgtgacgtgacgtgacgtgacgtgacgtgacgtgacgtgacatgacatcacatctcatgacatgacatgacatgacatcaCATCACGTCACATCACAAGGACATGACATCACATCCCATCACAAGGACATCACATCACATGACAAGGACATTACAAGGACATGACATGACAAGAAAATCACAAGGACAGCACATGACAAGGACAAAGACATACTGTAGACATTCAACAATTCAAACTACAATtcatacaggccaaaagtttgacacaccccattcaatgcaacacaaatgaaggtcacaaacccattgataaagctgtaaattccactaatcaaccctgaaagtcaaaaaccattttaggtgactccttCTTGAAGTTCATCAAGAGAAAGGCAA from Corythoichthys intestinalis isolate RoL2023-P3 chromosome 5, ASM3026506v1, whole genome shotgun sequence carries:
- the LOC130916664 gene encoding skin secretory protein xP2-like, which translates into the protein MVPASRALLPEVPAKDGGTSAPVSRSRTSVPVPAPPSRSSALALPDADVAVSPPAPLSLASAPSPLSIDAAAPVPGFPGCGAIAPACGLLDDVPASLAAADVAPAPAPLEVSEVAPLPAPLDTATTDLTPAPPGPCCCAGTSGSLRGRTSASAS